Proteins from one Flavobacterium branchiarum genomic window:
- a CDS encoding Pycsar system effector family protein: protein MNLLEQSEDFVYNLLKDKLSILYSYHNFFHTTSVVNAVKVLCDNENIEGEDREKLLIAAWFHDTGYIEGFENHENESIKIVTEFLRDKNKSAEFIEIISSLIAATVKSYEPQNHLEEIIKDADFIHIATSEYVVSCERLRIELKHTLKMEFSDEEWATENLNFLENSHRFYTNYAKENWQPLKEKNIKKIHKKMEKIESKSTNEFTEVGKKKKDKTEKPDRGIDTLFRVTLGNHTRLSGIADSKANILLSVNAIIISIALSTIIPKLDSPKNAHLVIPTFIMLISSVITIIFAILSTRPKVTTGIFTREDIEAKKINLLFFGNFYKMPLHEYEWAMNEMMKDKDYLYGTMIKDLYFLGVVLERKYRLLRVAYNLFMVGIIVTVLAFIIAFTNL, encoded by the coding sequence ATGAACCTATTAGAGCAGTCCGAAGATTTTGTTTATAACTTACTCAAAGATAAACTTTCTATTCTATATTCTTACCATAATTTTTTCCATACAACCAGTGTTGTTAATGCAGTTAAAGTATTATGTGATAATGAAAATATAGAAGGGGAAGATAGAGAGAAACTTTTGATAGCTGCATGGTTTCATGATACAGGGTATATTGAAGGTTTTGAAAATCATGAGAATGAGAGTATAAAAATTGTAACTGAATTTTTAAGGGATAAGAATAAGTCTGCAGAGTTTATTGAAATAATCTCTAGTTTAATTGCTGCGACAGTAAAAAGCTATGAGCCTCAGAATCATTTAGAAGAAATTATTAAAGATGCTGACTTTATACACATTGCTACTAGTGAGTATGTTGTAAGTTGCGAACGCTTAAGAATCGAGTTGAAACATACATTGAAGATGGAGTTTTCTGATGAGGAATGGGCTACAGAAAATTTAAATTTTTTAGAAAATTCACATCGTTTTTACACTAATTATGCTAAGGAAAATTGGCAGCCTTTAAAAGAAAAAAACATAAAAAAGATTCATAAAAAAATGGAAAAGATAGAGTCAAAAAGCACTAATGAATTTACTGAAGTAGGTAAAAAAAAGAAGGATAAGACTGAGAAGCCTGATCGTGGTATTGATACTTTATTTAGAGTGACATTAGGGAATCATACTCGATTAAGTGGTATTGCGGATAGTAAAGCTAATATTCTTTTGTCTGTAAATGCTATTATCATTTCGATTGCTCTTTCTACAATTATTCCAAAATTAGATAGTCCAAAGAATGCTCATTTAGTTATTCCAACATTTATAATGTTGATATCGAGTGTTATTACTATAATTTTTGCGATTCTTTCGACGAGACCAAAAGTTACTACAGGTATATTTACAAGAGAAGACATCGAAGCAAAGAAAATAAACTTATTGTTCTTTGGAAATTTTTATAAGATGCCTTTGCATGAGTATGAATGGGCTATGAACGAGATGATGAAAGACAAGGACTATTTATACGGTACCATGATTAAAGATTTATACTTTCTTGGTGTTGTTCTCGAAAGAAAATATAGATTATTGAGGGTTGCTTATAATCTTTTTATGGTTGGTATTATTGTAACAGTACTTGCTTTTATAATTGCATTTACAAACCTTTAG
- a CDS encoding GAF domain-containing protein: MKYQLFQESPFKTLISFHKLIEALEKIAQSDVDYRSNYAKALLKEVKNIPEFHEGIEDFSLIKKHEIVINHLLADLFPTALTNNEIKAVTVPFQNFTFNYTERFKKILTDAGTDFDVTIRDFNDEQFYIANCCLILSAYYKQNIDFNRPFFYDIPDSNGIINHYRILYNADFLEILPSNNSPKLTQEDIDLLIDNYDDIDLWKEKFPVGSWTLKGFGIVVLFDATTENAISNLKTNLLKSDTKKITSSKNIEDIFRSIFKIPNLRVGFLIYNSEQGKFIKPPQLDKNSEISSFLLPYNHEMDCKNALFGCSFEKLLEHKEQVIISNVEKFIQHNENIKLGELLRNQNIYSCVFAPVIKDDKLLGVVELVSATPRALNTINAQKLDLVLPYLVDTLERYNTDMQHQIEAVIQREYTTIHPSVYWKFREESEKYFQNSNQAKDFIFKEIVFKEVFPLYGQIDVKGSSEHRNETVKKDLKNQLELLLQIFTSQKENSNLILIEQRKFELQSLLEELDFPLKADSEQQIQRYIENEIHPILKNTKSNSEAENLEQKYFEGLDQKTGLFYHERKKFDNAMSIINKKLAIILDKKQIEAQQIYPHYYERFKTDGIEHNLYIGASIAPTKPFDVMYLHNLRLWQLQTLCEMELEHHHLKASLPYELDVTSLILVFSSPISIRFRMDEKRFDVDGTYNARYEVIKKRIDKAHIKNTTERITEKEKITIVYSHVSEEAEYLKYIKYLQFKKILEPQTEQFEVEDLQGVSGLKAIRVKVINNTKAAKKITYQDLLDELN; this comes from the coding sequence ATGAAATATCAATTATTCCAAGAAAGTCCTTTTAAAACTCTAATTTCCTTTCATAAACTCATTGAAGCTTTAGAGAAAATTGCACAATCTGATGTTGATTATAGATCTAATTATGCCAAAGCACTATTAAAAGAGGTAAAGAACATTCCAGAATTTCATGAAGGTATTGAAGATTTTTCTTTAATTAAAAAACATGAAATTGTAATCAATCATTTATTAGCAGATTTATTCCCTACTGCACTTACAAATAACGAAATTAAGGCAGTTACAGTTCCGTTTCAAAATTTCACATTCAATTATACCGAAAGATTCAAAAAAATACTCACCGATGCAGGTACTGACTTTGATGTAACCATTCGCGATTTTAATGATGAACAATTCTATATTGCCAATTGTTGCTTAATACTTAGCGCTTACTACAAACAAAATATAGATTTTAACAGACCCTTTTTTTATGACATTCCAGATTCAAATGGAATCATCAATCATTACCGTATTTTATATAATGCAGATTTTTTAGAAATACTGCCTTCAAACAATTCACCAAAACTAACACAAGAAGATATAGACTTATTGATTGATAATTATGATGATATTGATCTATGGAAAGAGAAATTCCCTGTTGGAAGTTGGACGCTAAAGGGATTTGGTATTGTAGTTTTGTTTGATGCTACTACAGAAAATGCTATTTCAAATTTAAAAACCAATTTATTAAAATCAGATACCAAAAAAATAACTTCAAGCAAAAACATTGAAGACATATTTAGATCAATTTTTAAAATCCCAAATCTTAGAGTCGGTTTTTTAATTTACAACTCAGAACAGGGGAAATTTATAAAACCGCCTCAGCTAGATAAAAACAGTGAAATTTCTAGCTTTTTATTACCTTACAATCATGAAATGGATTGTAAAAATGCCCTTTTTGGTTGTTCCTTTGAAAAGCTATTAGAACACAAAGAGCAAGTTATAATTTCGAATGTTGAAAAATTCATACAACATAATGAAAATATAAAACTCGGTGAACTTTTGCGCAATCAAAACATTTATAGTTGCGTTTTTGCTCCAGTAATAAAAGACGACAAACTGCTAGGGGTTGTCGAATTAGTTTCGGCTACACCAAGAGCTCTGAACACCATAAATGCACAAAAATTAGATCTCGTTCTGCCCTATCTCGTTGATACATTAGAGAGATACAATACCGATATGCAACACCAGATAGAAGCAGTAATTCAAAGAGAATATACTACAATTCATCCGAGTGTATATTGGAAATTTAGAGAAGAATCAGAAAAATACTTTCAGAATAGCAATCAAGCAAAAGACTTCATCTTTAAAGAAATTGTCTTTAAAGAGGTTTTTCCATTATATGGACAAATTGATGTTAAAGGCTCATCTGAACATCGAAATGAAACTGTAAAAAAAGATTTAAAAAATCAGTTAGAGCTCTTATTACAAATTTTTACAAGCCAAAAAGAAAATTCAAACTTAATACTGATTGAGCAACGCAAATTTGAATTACAATCGCTTCTTGAAGAACTTGATTTTCCACTAAAGGCAGATTCAGAACAACAAATACAGCGCTATATTGAAAATGAAATTCATCCAATTTTAAAAAATACAAAAAGCAATTCTGAAGCAGAAAATCTAGAACAAAAATACTTTGAAGGTCTAGACCAAAAAACAGGTTTATTTTATCACGAAAGAAAGAAGTTTGACAATGCAATGTCAATTATAAATAAAAAACTTGCTATTATTCTTGATAAAAAACAAATAGAAGCGCAACAAATATACCCTCATTATTACGAACGATTCAAAACGGATGGTATAGAACATAATTTATACATCGGGGCCTCTATTGCTCCAACAAAACCATTTGACGTAATGTACCTCCATAATTTAAGATTGTGGCAGTTACAGACATTATGCGAAATGGAACTAGAACACCATCATCTAAAAGCCTCATTACCATACGAACTTGATGTAACATCACTAATTTTAGTATTTAGCTCCCCTATTTCTATCCGTTTCCGAATGGATGAAAAACGCTTTGATGTAGACGGAACTTACAATGCACGATACGAAGTAATAAAGAAACGTATCGATAAGGCACATATCAAAAATACTACAGAACGCATTACAGAAAAAGAAAAAATTACAATCGTATATTCACATGTAAGTGAAGAAGCCGAATATTTAAAATATATAAAATATTTACAATTTAAGAAAATACTAGAACCTCAAACGGAACAATTTGAAGTAGAAGATTTACAAGGCGTATCGGGATTAAAAGCTATCCGTGTAAAAGTTATAAACAACACTAAAGCAGCTAAAAAAATTACATATCAGGATTTATTAGATGAATTAAACTAG
- a CDS encoding nucleoid-associated protein, with product MINLFNTHIDTLAIHRVGNKSRNEAIFLSDQPFNLNDEIVPLIKEYFFKPFREKEENYYQFAHEVDLDYNDMFKYATEIFDNPGNLQEVSKRITTHLYEQSNHPHIKNGEVYVTYLTNLSIDNNVVDAIGIFKSELQADFLQFEEKDSNLEMILQQGINLNKLDKGCLIFNYKKEEGYKILTVDSNRYDARYWLEHFLSVDAFEDENFITKKYLKFCQNFAKDVVLPAEDKKEEVMFMNRSVNYFAKNDQFEETNFLNEVLDNPDLIPEFKNYKVDKGEKYSIEDITTFPIANAAVSDARKSIKNVINLDTHIQIKMDFINPESAEKFVEKGWDEEKQMYYYLVYFNKEEKS from the coding sequence ATGATAAACCTTTTCAACACCCACATCGACACGCTTGCGATTCACCGCGTAGGAAACAAGAGCAGAAACGAAGCAATTTTTTTATCAGATCAACCTTTTAACTTAAATGATGAGATTGTTCCTTTGATAAAAGAATACTTTTTTAAGCCTTTTAGAGAGAAAGAGGAAAACTATTATCAGTTTGCACACGAAGTCGATTTGGATTATAACGACATGTTTAAATATGCTACTGAGATTTTTGACAATCCAGGAAATTTACAGGAAGTTTCAAAAAGAATTACTACACATTTATACGAGCAATCTAACCACCCACACATTAAAAACGGAGAGGTTTATGTAACGTATTTAACCAACTTAAGTATCGACAACAATGTTGTTGATGCAATTGGAATTTTTAAAAGCGAATTACAAGCAGACTTTTTACAATTTGAAGAGAAAGACAGCAACCTTGAAATGATCTTGCAACAAGGTATCAACCTTAACAAACTAGACAAAGGATGTTTAATCTTTAATTATAAAAAAGAAGAAGGATACAAAATCTTAACTGTAGATAGTAACCGCTATGATGCACGTTACTGGTTAGAGCATTTCCTATCAGTTGATGCTTTTGAAGATGAAAACTTTATCACCAAAAAATACTTAAAATTCTGTCAGAATTTCGCCAAAGATGTGGTATTACCTGCTGAAGACAAAAAAGAAGAAGTAATGTTTATGAACCGTTCTGTAAACTATTTTGCAAAGAACGATCAATTCGAAGAAACTAACTTTCTAAACGAAGTATTAGACAATCCTGATTTAATTCCAGAATTTAAAAACTACAAAGTTGATAAAGGTGAAAAATATAGTATCGAAGATATTACAACCTTCCCTATTGCCAACGCTGCAGTTTCTGACGCAAGAAAATCAATCAAAAACGTTATCAACCTAGATACACATATACAAATTAAAATGGATTTTATCAATCCTGAAAGTGCTGAAAAATTTGTAGAAAAAGGTTGGGATGAAGAAAAACAAATGTATTATTATTTAGTTTACTTCAACAAAGAAGAGAAAAGCTAG
- a CDS encoding four helix bundle protein, whose product MNTFRQLLIWQKSMNLVTEIYQVTNSFPKEEVYGLTSQIRRSSISIPSNIAEGYGRNGNNDYLRFLNISISSLFEMQTQLEISFNLKYINEIQFNKINEDSKEIERMLSSFIRKIKQRN is encoded by the coding sequence ATGAATACTTTTAGACAGCTTTTGATTTGGCAAAAATCAATGAACTTAGTTACCGAAATATATCAAGTTACAAATTCATTTCCCAAAGAAGAGGTTTATGGATTAACTTCACAAATAAGACGAAGTTCAATATCAATACCTAGCAACATAGCTGAAGGATATGGTAGAAACGGGAATAATGATTATTTACGTTTTTTAAATATCTCGATTTCGTCATTATTCGAAATGCAAACTCAACTTGAAATTTCATTCAATCTAAAATACATAAACGAAATTCAATTTAATAAAATAAATGAAGATAGTAAGGAAATCGAACGAATGTTAAGTTCATTTATTCGAAAAATAAAGCAAAGAAACTAA
- a CDS encoding IS1096 element passenger TnpR family protein encodes MVYKFRVILDAEEDIFRDIAILEEDTLEDLHNAIFNSFGFDGMEVASFYTCDETWNQEEEIPLFDTGDVLGEQKTMSSYTLSDILDKENTKIIYVYDFIHMWTFLVELAAIEDQAIGNTYPETLFSHGEMPDDSGEKNFEADMHDDIYGEFEDDLDEDDLDMFEGDDSFEDYGFEENWN; translated from the coding sequence ATGGTTTATAAATTTAGAGTAATTCTAGATGCAGAAGAAGATATTTTTAGAGATATAGCAATTCTTGAAGAAGACACTTTAGAAGATTTACACAATGCCATCTTCAATTCTTTTGGTTTTGACGGGATGGAAGTAGCTTCGTTTTATACCTGCGATGAAACTTGGAATCAAGAAGAAGAAATTCCTCTTTTTGATACTGGGGATGTTCTTGGTGAACAAAAAACAATGAGCAGTTATACTTTATCTGATATACTAGATAAAGAGAATACTAAAATTATTTACGTCTACGATTTCATACATATGTGGACCTTTTTAGTTGAATTAGCTGCAATAGAAGATCAAGCTATTGGAAATACTTATCCAGAAACTCTTTTCTCTCATGGAGAAATGCCAGACGATTCAGGTGAGAAAAATTTCGAAGCAGATATGCATGACGATATCTATGGCGAATTTGAAGATGATCTAGACGAAGACGATTTAGACATGTTCGAAGGAGACGATAGTTTCGAAGATTATGGATTTGAAGAGAATTGGAATTAG
- a CDS encoding MDR family MFS transporter: protein MVQAQDDLVEYGYRRVLITITAVLCALLEIVDTTIVNVALTDMRGSLGATLTDVAWVITAYAIANVIVIPMTSWLSQQFGRRNYFVTSIIIFTISSFLCGNATNIWELIAFRFIQGLGGGALLVTAQTIITESYPVAKRGMAQAIYGMGVIVGPTLGPPLGGYLVDNYSWPYIFYINIPLGIIATILAISFVRSPKYGEKLKAKQVDWWGIFFLASFIGSLQFVLEHGQQDDWFNDSLIVTLSVVTVLGLVLFIWRELTYKHPIVNLSVLKDGNLRIGTIMCFILGFGLYGSTLIIPIYTQSILGWTATDAGLLLIPGSITTAFMMPIIGKLIQRGVPQGYMVGVGFLIFFFFTLMMYNNMTPDTGVEHLFWPLILRGIGLGLLFVPITTLSLSTLQGKNIGEGAAFTGMMRQLGGSFGIAIITTFITRFSQKHRVDLVAHLDVTKVEVQQRVELLQKGFMSKGFSSNEALAKAHQVLDFTIMKQSTVLAYMDIFLYLGIMFLVCIPIIFLIKKGKNKINPADAMH, encoded by the coding sequence ATGGTACAAGCACAAGATGATTTAGTAGAATATGGCTACAGACGAGTTTTAATTACAATAACAGCAGTGCTTTGTGCTTTGCTAGAAATTGTAGATACAACTATCGTAAACGTAGCATTGACAGACATGAGAGGAAGCCTTGGTGCCACATTAACAGATGTTGCATGGGTAATTACTGCTTATGCTATTGCAAATGTTATAGTAATACCAATGACAAGCTGGTTGTCACAACAATTTGGAAGACGAAATTATTTTGTAACATCAATAATAATTTTCACCATATCTTCTTTTTTATGTGGTAATGCCACAAACATATGGGAACTTATCGCATTTAGATTTATTCAGGGACTCGGTGGTGGTGCCTTATTAGTTACAGCTCAAACCATCATAACAGAGAGTTATCCCGTTGCAAAACGAGGAATGGCTCAAGCTATTTACGGAATGGGGGTTATTGTAGGTCCAACTTTAGGTCCGCCTTTAGGAGGATATTTAGTAGATAATTACTCTTGGCCTTACATTTTTTATATCAATATTCCACTTGGTATTATCGCTACAATTTTGGCTATCTCATTTGTTAGAAGTCCAAAATATGGTGAGAAACTAAAAGCCAAACAAGTTGATTGGTGGGGTATTTTTTTCCTAGCATCGTTTATTGGTTCATTACAATTTGTATTAGAACACGGACAACAAGACGATTGGTTTAATGATTCATTAATTGTAACATTAAGTGTCGTAACAGTCTTGGGATTGGTACTATTTATATGGCGAGAACTCACCTATAAACATCCGATTGTAAACCTAAGTGTTCTTAAAGATGGTAACTTACGTATCGGAACTATAATGTGTTTCATTCTTGGTTTCGGACTTTATGGATCAACATTAATCATTCCGATTTACACCCAATCTATCTTAGGATGGACAGCTACCGATGCAGGTTTATTACTTATTCCGGGATCTATAACAACCGCTTTTATGATGCCGATTATTGGTAAATTAATTCAGCGAGGAGTTCCACAAGGGTATATGGTAGGAGTTGGATTTTTGATCTTCTTTTTCTTTACCTTAATGATGTATAATAATATGACGCCCGATACTGGCGTTGAACATTTATTCTGGCCATTAATTTTAAGAGGTATTGGTTTAGGATTACTATTTGTACCAATTACAACATTATCTCTTTCTACCTTACAAGGTAAGAATATTGGTGAAGGAGCTGCTTTTACTGGAATGATGAGACAATTAGGAGGTTCATTTGGTATTGCAATCATTACTACCTTCATTACAAGATTCAGCCAGAAACATCGTGTTGATTTAGTAGCGCATCTAGATGTCACTAAAGTAGAAGTACAACAAAGAGTTGAATTACTTCAAAAAGGTTTTATGTCCAAAGGTTTTAGTAGCAATGAAGCATTAGCCAAAGCACATCAAGTACTCGATTTTACGATAATGAAACAAAGTACAGTTTTAGCATATATGGATATCTTTTTATATCTAGGTATTATGTTTTTAGTCTGTATTCCGATAATATTCTTAATCAAAAAAGGAAAAAACAAAATTAATCCTGCAGATGCGATGCACTAA
- a CDS encoding HlyD family secretion protein yields the protein MENKKTNTKFTIILVILVLVGGSYGIYKYLHSLAHEQTDDAQIEKKMNPIIPRVSGYISKVYVKDNDFVKKGDTLFTIDKRDYQLKIDEANAALLGAESSYEAAKADIGSAIANISVSDANVRSASGNIESAKIRLVQITNDYNRYNNLYKSHTITKQQYEKALTAKEEAESQVRVLQQQERASSYQKSVIQAKSKATDKQTEVAAANIKKAKTLLDVANLNLSYTVVTAAIDGQVSKVDIQPGQLVQPGQSLFYIINNSEAWVVANFKETQLDKMVIGQKVTLKVDAYPNYDFQGTITSFSPATGARFSLLPPDNATGNFVKTIQRLPVKINLDESNDVEKIKLLRPGMNVDVDVHLK from the coding sequence ATGGAAAATAAAAAAACAAATACCAAATTTACAATTATACTAGTTATTTTGGTTCTGGTTGGTGGATCTTACGGAATCTACAAATACTTACATTCTCTTGCTCATGAACAAACGGATGATGCACAAATAGAGAAAAAAATGAACCCAATTATTCCAAGAGTTTCAGGATATATTAGTAAGGTTTATGTAAAAGATAATGACTTTGTAAAAAAAGGAGATACTTTATTTACAATAGATAAAAGAGATTATCAATTAAAAATTGATGAAGCCAATGCTGCTTTATTAGGCGCAGAAAGTTCATACGAAGCTGCTAAAGCTGATATTGGAAGTGCGATTGCAAATATCTCGGTTTCGGATGCAAATGTAAGATCTGCAAGTGGAAACATAGAAAGTGCAAAAATTAGATTAGTACAAATAACGAATGATTACAATCGTTACAACAATTTGTATAAAAGCCATACAATTACAAAACAACAATACGAGAAAGCATTAACTGCAAAAGAAGAAGCAGAAAGTCAAGTACGCGTTTTGCAACAACAAGAAAGAGCAAGTTCTTACCAAAAATCGGTTATTCAGGCAAAATCTAAAGCTACAGACAAACAAACAGAAGTAGCTGCAGCAAACATCAAAAAAGCAAAAACATTATTAGATGTAGCAAATTTAAACTTGTCATACACAGTAGTTACTGCTGCAATCGATGGTCAGGTTTCTAAAGTTGATATTCAACCAGGACAATTGGTACAACCAGGACAATCTTTATTTTACATCATCAATAACTCAGAAGCTTGGGTTGTTGCAAATTTTAAAGAAACGCAACTTGACAAAATGGTTATTGGTCAAAAGGTAACTCTTAAAGTAGATGCTTATCCTAACTATGACTTTCAAGGAACTATCACCTCATTCTCACCTGCAACTGGAGCACGTTTTTCATTACTTCCACCTGACAATGCAACTGGAAACTTTGTAAAAACAATTCAAAGATTACCGGTAAAAATTAACTTGGACGAAAGCAATGATGTTGAAAAAATAAAATTATTAAGACCAGGAATGAATGTAGATGTAGATGTACATTTAAAATAA
- a CDS encoding TolC family protein produces the protein MKINPIMLFGVFLIGISSLEAQEKTSLTLDDAVKMAWEKSDEVTLANTKVNTKKYELRSTKNNQYPDLKASGQFQRLAGADVNLKMNQDNGSGSAPNVDQLMLGQLSASLPVFAGFKIQNSIKLSENLYQAEVANSLKTKEDIALRVVKNYSDLYKTQKTIELLNENQKQAKQRVADFIELEKNGIIPRNDLLKSQLLVSKIQLSIDQANKNLNILNYQLTTLLKLDSSAKITVGENDFINYKTDNIPSNEQPALQNRKDLEALRYQEKASESSIKMAKSAYYPTVSLLGGYAAVDVRNILTVQNAMNFGVGVSYDLSGILKKGADIKHAQSKADEVKSSEEILTNYIKIEVQQAIENYNLALKQSSVYDLALEQASENYRILKDKFDNGLADTNDLLEADVEQLSAKVNTATSKADIIQSYYEMLSATGQLSQSFNLTKI, from the coding sequence ATGAAAATTAATCCAATTATGCTCTTTGGGGTTTTCCTAATCGGAATATCCTCATTAGAAGCTCAAGAAAAAACGAGTCTTACCCTAGATGATGCCGTAAAAATGGCTTGGGAGAAGAGTGACGAAGTCACGTTGGCAAACACAAAAGTCAACACTAAAAAGTACGAACTTAGATCTACAAAAAACAACCAGTACCCTGATTTAAAAGCCTCAGGACAATTTCAAAGACTGGCTGGTGCAGATGTAAATTTAAAAATGAATCAAGATAATGGTTCTGGGTCAGCACCAAATGTCGATCAATTAATGCTAGGACAGCTTAGTGCAAGCTTACCAGTATTTGCAGGTTTTAAAATTCAGAACAGCATTAAATTGTCTGAAAATTTATACCAAGCTGAAGTTGCAAATTCATTGAAAACCAAAGAAGACATTGCATTAAGAGTTGTGAAAAATTATTCTGATTTATACAAAACTCAAAAAACAATTGAACTTTTAAATGAAAATCAAAAACAAGCAAAACAGCGTGTAGCCGATTTTATCGAATTAGAGAAAAACGGAATCATTCCGAGAAATGATTTATTGAAATCGCAATTGTTAGTTTCTAAAATACAGCTCTCAATCGATCAGGCTAATAAAAATTTAAACATTCTGAATTACCAGTTAACAACATTACTAAAATTAGATTCTTCTGCTAAAATAACTGTTGGAGAGAATGATTTTATTAATTATAAAACGGATAATATTCCATCGAATGAGCAACCTGCTTTACAGAATCGTAAAGATTTAGAAGCATTACGCTATCAAGAAAAAGCGAGTGAATCTAGCATAAAAATGGCTAAAAGCGCTTACTACCCTACTGTTTCTTTATTAGGTGGTTATGCTGCTGTTGATGTTAGAAACATACTAACGGTACAAAATGCAATGAATTTTGGAGTTGGCGTTTCATACGACCTTAGCGGAATATTAAAAAAAGGAGCTGATATAAAACATGCTCAAAGTAAAGCTGATGAGGTAAAAAGTTCAGAAGAAATTCTAACAAACTACATTAAAATTGAAGTGCAACAAGCAATAGAAAATTATAATTTAGCTTTAAAACAAAGTTCAGTTTATGATTTAGCATTAGAACAAGCATCAGAAAATTACAGAATCTTAAAAGATAAATTCGACAATGGCCTTGCTGACACTAATGATTTACTTGAGGCAGATGTAGAACAACTTAGTGCTAAAGTAAACACTGCTACATCTAAAGCCGATATAATACAGAGCTATTACGAAATGCTTTCGGCAACAGGACAATTATCACAATCATTCAATCTTACAAAAATATAA
- a CDS encoding TetR/AcrR family transcriptional regulator produces the protein MSNIELNEKKIQILKVAEKLFSDKGFEGTSIRNIAKEAKINIAMVSYYFGSKERLLESLIIYRTSDLKLQLENLLQENLEPIEKVNKLIELYINKINCNGGIFRIMHFELTSKKREKTLIHFTELKKGNLKSLETIIKEGQEKGVFRKDVIIPLITPTILGTFFHFHMNKVFFENILDLNTEALYTDYIKTHLTKHIQQTIKALLVYEN, from the coding sequence ATGTCAAACATTGAATTAAACGAGAAAAAAATTCAAATTCTCAAGGTAGCAGAAAAACTTTTTTCTGATAAAGGATTTGAGGGAACCTCGATACGAAACATAGCCAAAGAAGCAAAAATTAACATTGCCATGGTGTCGTATTATTTTGGTTCTAAAGAACGATTACTCGAATCGTTAATTATATACAGAACATCAGATCTAAAATTACAATTAGAGAACTTATTACAAGAAAATTTAGAGCCTATTGAGAAAGTAAATAAATTGATCGAGCTTTATATTAATAAGATCAATTGTAATGGAGGTATTTTCAGAATTATGCATTTTGAATTAACATCTAAAAAAAGGGAAAAGACATTAATTCACTTTACCGAATTAAAAAAAGGCAATCTTAAATCATTAGAAACAATTATTAAAGAAGGTCAAGAAAAAGGAGTCTTCCGAAAAGATGTGATCATCCCATTAATAACTCCTACCATTCTAGGAACATTTTTTCATTTCCATATGAACAAAGTTTTCTTCGAGAATATCTTGGACTTAAATACTGAAGCTTTATATACAGATTACATAAAAACACATTTAACAAAACACATTCAACAAACTATAAAAGCCTTACTTGTTTATGAAAATTAA